From Chloroflexota bacterium:
GGCCGATTTTGAACCAACCAGCTAGCTATTATAAAGAACGGCGAAGGTAAAAGTCAAGCTGCATAGTTTATGTAAAGTTTTATACGTTCAAACAGGGCACGAATTACCTGCCCTTTTCTACCAGGTGCTATAATATCCAGCAAGAAGCCTCAGAGCGGAGAGGAGCATGTTCATGGCTGAAAATCTTTTTATCGTACTTTACCTGGCCGGCATGGTCCTGGGGTCGACCATCAGGGCCTGGTACGGAAGAAAGTTCCGACAGGACAGAAAAGCGATTTATCGGCAGGAAGGCCTGCTTGTTTTATTATTGGCGTCCCTGTGGGGAATCGCCATACTGCTGCCCTTCTTTAACCTGTTCACCGACTGGCTGGATTTCGCCGCGTATCCGCTTCCGGGCTGGGCGGGGTGGCCGGGCGTGGCCATCTTCAGCGTTGCCCTGTGGCTGCTCTGGAGGTCGCATGCCGATTTAGGTCGCAACTGGTCGGTGGCCGCGGAAGTCAGGGAAAGGCAGACGTTGGTCACCAGCGGCGTATTCAAATATATGAGGCATCCAATGTACTCGGCACACTGGCTGTGGGGAATCGCCCAGGCGCTGCTGGTACACAACTGGATTTCCGGCCTGGCCAGCCTCGTTATTTTCATTTCTGTGTATCTGCTGCGTGTTCCGCGCGAGGAACGGGTAATGCTCAACGAGTTCGGGGACGAGTATCGTAAGTATATGAAAAGAACCGGACGGGTTCTGCCACGCCTGTGGGAATAACCTGCCTGTAGTTACAACTTAAAACAGGAGGTATCGTTCTCTTCTGCGGATAATGAAGCCGGCAATCAGCCCCACAACGAGCCCGCCGAGGTGTGCCTGCCAGGCGACGGATGGCAAAAAGGAGAGAATGACGAACCCGCCGAGCACGGCCACGAAGAGGGGCATCGGAATAGGGATGGGGAAAATGATTACTGGCAGCCGTGGCTGCATCATCACAAGCGCTCCCGCCAGAGCGAAGACAGCCCCCGAGGCGCCTAGGGCTACCGAGTACGGTGCTAATCCCGATAGGAGCAATAGAAAAATATTGGCAATGATACCACCAACGAAATAGACTATCAAAAAGCGCCTTTCGCCAACTAGGCGATTGAAATATGTACCGAAGAAGTAAAGAGTTATCATATTACCAAATATGTGCCAGAACCTGGTATGCAGAAATATACTTGTTAGTATTGTCCAAGGCTGTGTCCAAAACTGTGCTGGCATTGGTAGCGCTAGACTCAGAAATATCTTCTGAGCAATTAGCGGCGATATTATAACTAATATAAAGACAATCACATAGACAAATAAGTTGGCGATTATAATTATCAATACGGGACTGAGCCCATCAGTTTGGTAACCGAACCTAACTCTCATGTATTAAGCAATTTCCTTTAGGGAAGTTATATATTTCATATTACCGTATTTAACGTCCCTAAACAACGACGGACGTGAAATGCTAAAATAACATCGGGCCTGTTTAAAAGGGATACTCCGTCCCTACACATGATTAGTTTATCTTTTGATTTATGGTGAGGTATGAGTGAATATATCATTGAAGTAGAGAGTCTGGTTAAAAAGTTCGGCGACCTGGTGGCGGTTAACGACATCAGCTTCAACGTGACGTCGGGGGGAATCTTCGGTTTTCTGGGCCCTAATGGGGCGGGCAAGACCACTACCATCAATATTCTATGCACATTGACCCGGCCGACTTCAGGTCGGGCCTGCATTGCTGGTCTGGACGTGGTGCGCCAGCAGAGCCAGGTACGCCAGATGATAGGCCTTGTCTTTCAGGACCCCAGCCTTGATGAAAGGCTCAGCGGTCTGCAGAACATGCGTTTTCATGCCCTCGTTTACGGTGTACCCACTTCAGTCCGCGAGCAGCGCATCGAGCAGTTGCTTCGCATGGTGGAGCTCTGGGACAAGCGCCACAACAAGGTTCAGACCTTTTCCGGAGGGATGAAACGGCGACTTGAGCTGGCGAGAGGGCTACTGCACCACCCCAGGGTGCTCTTCCTCGATGAGCCGACGCTCGGGCTTGACCCGCAGACGAGGAACCGCATGTGGGAATATATCCTCGAGCTGCAGCGGCAGGAAGGGACGACCGTTTTCCTCACCACACACTACATGGATGAAGCGGATAAAGCCGACCGCATTGCCGTTATCGACTATGGAAAGCTCATCGCCATGGACACGCCAGCAAAGCTGAAAAAAATGGTGGGCAAGGACATTGTGTCGCTGAAGACCAATGATAATGATAAGGCAGCGGAGGAAATCAGGCTGCGCTATCAGATTGAAGCCAGACATGAT
This genomic window contains:
- a CDS encoding isoprenylcysteine carboxylmethyltransferase family protein, with amino-acid sequence MAENLFIVLYLAGMVLGSTIRAWYGRKFRQDRKAIYRQEGLLVLLLASLWGIAILLPFFNLFTDWLDFAAYPLPGWAGWPGVAIFSVALWLLWRSHADLGRNWSVAAEVRERQTLVTSGVFKYMRHPMYSAHWLWGIAQALLVHNWISGLASLVIFISVYLLRVPREERVMLNEFGDEYRKYMKRTGRVLPRLWE
- a CDS encoding rhomboid family intramembrane serine protease, yielding MPAQFWTQPWTILTSIFLHTRFWHIFGNMITLYFFGTYFNRLVGERRFLIVYFVGGIIANIFLLLLSGLAPYSVALGASGAVFALAGALVMMQPRLPVIIFPIPIPMPLFVAVLGGFVILSFLPSVAWQAHLGGLVVGLIAGFIIRRRERYLLF
- a CDS encoding ATP-binding cassette domain-containing protein; translated protein: MSEYIIEVESLVKKFGDLVAVNDISFNVTSGGIFGFLGPNGAGKTTTINILCTLTRPTSGRACIAGLDVVRQQSQVRQMIGLVFQDPSLDERLSGLQNMRFHALVYGVPTSVREQRIEQLLRMVELWDKRHNKVQTFSGGMKRRLELARGLLHHPRVLFLDEPTLGLDPQTRNRMWEYILELQRQEGTTVFLTTHYMDEADKADRIAVIDYGKLIAMDTPAKLKKMVGKDIVSLKTNDNDKAAEEIRLRYQIEARHDGDGLCFEVANGEEFLPVLLREFNIRIIGVSMRRPSLDDVFLKLTGHEIREEDVSDTFKTMVRQHGRRLRR